A single genomic interval of Arthrobacter methylotrophus harbors:
- a CDS encoding energy-coupling factor transporter transmembrane protein EcfT yields MRSRGVLIPHYVRGDSIVHRTPLWLKFLLVAGCGLASFLIVDWLVSAAVLAAMCALFLLSGAGFRRLAHSVWLVTPILLVIGAFQWWQLGGPVAARIVLNVLVCVVAASVLTVTTPVQALLDGVVALSKPFKRFGADPERFALTIAIMLRSLPFIAGAFSDVRDSARARGLERNPRALVLPVFITTVAYARQTGDALAARGLGDAED; encoded by the coding sequence GTGAGGAGCCGCGGGGTCCTCATCCCCCACTATGTGCGCGGCGACTCGATCGTGCACCGCACGCCCTTGTGGCTCAAGTTCCTCTTGGTTGCAGGCTGCGGCCTCGCCTCGTTCTTGATTGTCGATTGGCTCGTCTCGGCCGCGGTCCTGGCCGCGATGTGCGCGCTCTTCCTCCTGAGCGGCGCAGGCTTCAGACGGCTCGCGCATTCCGTGTGGCTGGTGACGCCCATCCTTCTGGTCATCGGCGCGTTCCAATGGTGGCAGCTGGGCGGCCCGGTCGCCGCCCGGATCGTGCTCAACGTGCTCGTCTGTGTCGTCGCTGCATCGGTGCTGACGGTCACGACTCCGGTGCAGGCGCTGCTCGACGGGGTGGTAGCCCTGTCCAAGCCGTTCAAGCGCTTCGGCGCCGATCCCGAGCGTTTCGCACTGACCATAGCCATTATGCTGCGGAGCCTTCCGTTCATCGCGGGAGCATTCTCCGATGTCCGTGACTCCGCCCGTGCCCGCGGTTTGGAACGAAATCCCCGCGCTTTGGTCTTGCCGGTCTTTATCACCACGGTTGCGTATGCGCGACAGACCGGCGACGCCTTGGCCGCGCGCGGCCTGGGAGACGCCGAAGACTAA
- a CDS encoding ABC transporter ATP-binding protein, whose product MNTIILSDVSVRVVVDGSHTPKTLLQDVSLNLSERRIAVIGANGSGKSTLLRLLNGLVAPSEGAVTVNGADSIGDVRRVRSQVGFVFTDPLSQLVMPTGREDVELSLRRSIRNSKERAARAEAVLERFGLLKLADQSIYELSGGERQLLALAAVLAVNPAVLVLDEPSTLLDLRNRELLRRTLAGLEQQIIMSTHDLELALEADRALVVDEGRIVFDGRAADAVEHYRALCAQAVEPGEAALQGRVQAT is encoded by the coding sequence ATGAACACCATCATTCTGAGTGACGTCTCCGTGCGGGTTGTCGTCGATGGCAGCCACACTCCCAAGACCTTGTTGCAGGACGTCTCGCTGAATCTGAGCGAGCGGCGCATCGCCGTCATTGGGGCCAACGGCTCCGGAAAATCCACCTTGCTGCGCCTGCTCAACGGCTTGGTAGCTCCCAGCGAGGGTGCCGTCACCGTCAACGGCGCGGACAGCATCGGAGACGTCCGCCGGGTCCGTAGCCAGGTGGGATTCGTCTTCACCGATCCCCTATCCCAACTGGTCATGCCTACCGGCCGGGAAGATGTTGAATTGTCCCTGCGGCGTTCCATCAGGAACTCCAAGGAGCGTGCGGCCCGCGCCGAAGCAGTCCTCGAACGGTTCGGCCTCCTGAAACTAGCCGATCAAAGCATTTACGAACTCTCCGGCGGAGAACGGCAGCTGCTCGCCCTCGCCGCGGTCCTCGCGGTGAATCCCGCAGTGTTGGTCCTCGATGAGCCTTCAACGCTGTTGGACCTGCGCAACCGGGAACTGCTCCGGCGCACGCTTGCCGGCCTGGAACAACAGATCATCATGTCCACCCACGACCTCGAGCTTGCCCTCGAAGCGGATCGCGCGTTGGTGGTGGACGAGGGACGGATAGTGTTCGACGGCAGAGCAGCCGACGCCGTCGAACACTACCGTGCACTCTGCGCCCAGGCAGTGGAGCCCGGCGAAGCTGCCCTTCAGGGAAGAGTGCAGGCGACGTGA
- a CDS encoding ABC-F family ATP-binding cassette domain-containing protein, which yields MITVQELELRAGARLLMDQVSFRVDKGDKIGLVGRNGAGKTTLTRVLAGEGLPAAGKVARSGEIGYLPQDPRTPDMEQLARDRILSARGLDVVVGKLKQAQADMSSEDATVQRKAMNRYDRLESEFLAGGGYAAEAEAAAISSNLSLPERLLNQPLKTLSGGQRRRVELARILYSDAETLLLDEPTNHLDADSITWLRDFLKGHQGGLIVISHDVELLEATVNKVYHLDANRAQIDFYNMGWKRYLQQRETDERARKRERANAEKKAQVLMDQANKMRAKATKAVAAQNMAKRAERLLGGLEAVRENDRVAALRFPDPAPCGKTPLTAEGLSKSYGSLEIFTDVDLAIDRGSKVVILGLNGAGKTTLLRMLAGVDKPDTGEILPGHGLKVGYYAQEHETLDHDRTVLENMRSSAPDMKDAEVRGILGSFLFSGDDVDKPAGVLSGGEKTRLALATIVASSANVLLLDEPTNNLDPASRAEILGALRNYSGAVVLVSHDEGAVEALNPERVVLLPDGVEDHWNEDYLDLITLA from the coding sequence TTGATTACCGTCCAGGAACTCGAACTGCGCGCAGGCGCCCGCCTGCTCATGGACCAGGTCAGCTTCCGCGTGGACAAGGGGGACAAGATCGGCTTGGTCGGGCGGAACGGTGCGGGTAAGACGACCCTCACCCGTGTCCTGGCCGGTGAGGGCTTGCCCGCTGCGGGCAAGGTTGCCCGCAGCGGAGAGATTGGCTATCTGCCACAGGATCCCCGGACCCCGGACATGGAACAGCTGGCACGCGACCGTATCCTCTCTGCCCGCGGTCTGGACGTGGTAGTCGGCAAGCTGAAGCAGGCACAAGCGGATATGTCCAGCGAAGACGCCACAGTGCAGCGCAAGGCCATGAACCGCTATGACCGCTTGGAAAGCGAATTCCTCGCAGGAGGCGGTTATGCAGCCGAAGCCGAAGCCGCGGCTATTTCTTCCAATCTGTCCCTTCCGGAGCGACTCCTGAACCAGCCCCTCAAGACACTTTCGGGCGGCCAGCGCCGTCGCGTTGAGCTGGCCCGGATCCTCTACTCGGATGCTGAAACACTGCTCCTGGACGAACCCACCAACCACCTCGACGCGGACTCCATCACCTGGCTCCGCGACTTCCTCAAGGGGCACCAGGGTGGTCTGATCGTGATCAGCCACGACGTGGAACTCCTTGAAGCCACGGTCAACAAGGTCTATCACCTGGATGCCAACCGGGCGCAGATCGACTTCTACAACATGGGCTGGAAGCGCTACCTGCAGCAGCGTGAAACCGACGAGCGCGCCCGCAAGCGTGAGCGTGCCAACGCCGAGAAGAAGGCGCAGGTCCTCATGGACCAAGCGAACAAGATGCGCGCCAAGGCCACCAAGGCCGTAGCGGCGCAGAACATGGCGAAGCGGGCCGAGCGGTTGCTTGGCGGTCTGGAAGCGGTCCGCGAGAATGACCGCGTGGCAGCCCTGCGTTTCCCGGATCCTGCTCCCTGCGGCAAGACTCCGCTCACTGCGGAAGGCTTGAGCAAGTCCTACGGTTCATTGGAAATCTTCACCGATGTTGACCTGGCGATCGATCGCGGTTCCAAGGTGGTCATCCTGGGCCTCAACGGCGCGGGAAAGACCACCCTCTTGCGCATGCTCGCAGGAGTGGACAAACCGGACACGGGCGAAATCCTCCCCGGCCACGGCCTCAAAGTGGGCTACTACGCGCAGGAACACGAAACCCTGGATCATGACCGTACCGTCCTGGAGAACATGCGTTCATCCGCTCCGGACATGAAGGACGCGGAGGTCCGTGGGATCCTCGGCTCTTTCCTGTTCTCGGGCGACGACGTCGACAAGCCGGCAGGTGTGCTGTCAGGTGGTGAGAAGACGCGCCTGGCGCTCGCCACGATCGTGGCCTCAAGCGCCAACGTGCTGCTCCTGGACGAGCCTACCAACAACCTCGACCCGGCCAGCCGCGCCGAGATCCTGGGCGCGCTGCGTAACTATTCCGGCGCCGTCGTCCTCGTCAGCCACGATGAGGGCGCCGTGGAAGCGCTGAACCCCGAACGGGTGGTCCTGCTTCCGGATGGCGTCGAGGACCACTGGAACGAGGACTACCTGGACCTCATTACCCTCGCCTAG
- a CDS encoding transposase family protein, with product MATRREITKKYAADYAKASKKAKGVVLDELVAVTGWSRANARRALATARARKGRAKPVTRRPRGRTYGYDTLKVLICVWRLAGMPSGKYLAATMDLWLPKLQAFGELDAKRLTPAVAAQLMQVSGATIDRLLKPTKDADRPKGLSATKAGPLLRNSITVRKAGDEHEQAPGFIEADMVVHCGPTLAGEFARTLTATDVFTGWTENVAVRNGAHKWVLPALDEVVARLPFPLVGLDTDNGGEFINYALIAWAGDKDIYFTRSRPYKSNDNAHVEQKNGDVVRRHAFHYRYDTTAELKLLNALYDLVRVRLNLFTATIKATGWRSNKHGKKTRIYDKPRTPYQRVVDSGILTTAKAAELAQLMEITNPADLTRGITKIQTQLIALAAAKTQALEDSSTRAQIDEARTTLSRAS from the coding sequence ATGGCAACGCGTAGGGAAATCACGAAGAAGTACGCAGCCGATTATGCGAAGGCGTCCAAGAAAGCCAAAGGCGTGGTTCTCGACGAGCTCGTGGCTGTTACGGGATGGTCCCGGGCAAACGCCCGCCGCGCATTGGCCACGGCCCGTGCGCGAAAAGGCCGGGCGAAACCGGTAACGCGCAGGCCTCGGGGACGTACGTATGGCTATGACACCCTCAAGGTCCTGATCTGTGTGTGGCGGCTGGCCGGGATGCCATCGGGCAAATACCTGGCCGCGACCATGGACCTCTGGCTGCCCAAGCTTCAGGCCTTCGGGGAACTGGACGCCAAGCGACTGACACCGGCAGTGGCGGCGCAGCTGATGCAGGTCTCCGGGGCGACGATCGACCGGCTGCTTAAGCCCACGAAGGACGCGGACAGGCCCAAAGGGTTGTCCGCGACGAAGGCCGGGCCGTTGCTGCGGAACTCCATCACGGTCCGCAAGGCAGGGGACGAACACGAACAGGCGCCGGGGTTCATCGAAGCGGACATGGTCGTCCACTGCGGGCCCACCCTGGCCGGTGAATTCGCCAGGACCCTGACCGCCACGGACGTCTTCACCGGCTGGACCGAGAACGTCGCGGTCCGCAACGGGGCGCATAAATGGGTGCTCCCGGCCCTGGACGAAGTCGTGGCCCGGCTGCCCTTCCCCCTGGTCGGTCTGGATACCGATAACGGCGGGGAATTCATCAACTACGCCCTGATCGCCTGGGCTGGTGACAAAGACATCTACTTCACCCGCTCCCGGCCGTACAAGTCCAACGACAACGCCCACGTCGAGCAGAAAAACGGTGATGTGGTCCGCCGCCATGCCTTCCACTACCGCTACGACACCACCGCCGAGCTCAAACTCCTCAACGCCCTCTACGACCTCGTCCGGGTCCGGCTGAACCTGTTCACCGCCACCATCAAAGCAACCGGCTGGCGCTCAAACAAACACGGCAAGAAAACCCGCATTTACGACAAGCCACGGACCCCGTACCAGCGCGTCGTCGATTCCGGGATCCTCACCACAGCCAAAGCCGCCGAACTCGCTCAACTAATGGAGATCACGAACCCGGCCGACCTCACCCGGGGCATCACCAAAATCCAGACCCAGCTGATCGCCCTCGCCGCAGCGAAAACACAGGCCCTGGAGGACTCATCCACGCGAGCACAAATAGATGAGGCACGCACAACACTTTCGCGAGCATCTTGA
- a CDS encoding SRPBCC domain-containing protein, protein MAEYTYVTYIEGTADQIWAALTDAAQSAEYWGHANVSDWKAGSRWEHQRTDGSGTADVVGTILEATQPLRLVNTWEDPTVPEVVKPDVVTFTIESHDSIARLTVHHRNIADEEQLAIASRGWSAVLSNLKSYIELGRPLASVPWEMP, encoded by the coding sequence ATGGCTGAATACACCTACGTCACGTACATCGAAGGAACTGCGGACCAGATTTGGGCGGCCCTGACAGACGCAGCCCAAAGCGCCGAGTACTGGGGCCACGCCAATGTCTCGGACTGGAAGGCAGGCTCACGCTGGGAACACCAGCGCACGGATGGCTCCGGGACCGCGGACGTAGTAGGAACCATCTTGGAGGCGACGCAGCCCCTGCGCCTTGTGAACACCTGGGAGGACCCAACGGTCCCGGAGGTAGTGAAGCCCGACGTTGTCACCTTCACCATCGAGTCACACGACAGCATTGCCAGGCTAACGGTCCATCACAGGAACATCGCCGACGAAGAACAATTGGCGATTGCAAGCCGCGGCTGGTCGGCAGTCCTGTCGAACCTGAAAAGCTACATCGAACTGGGCCGTCCCCTCGCGTCGGTTCCGTGGGAAATGCCCTGA
- a CDS encoding biotin transporter BioY, whose product MSSIKTAATGRTSARSRWTSTDIGLIAVFAALVAASTMVPGIPVGALGVPITLQTLAVMLTGLVLGGGRAFAAVGLYTLLGFAGLPIFSGGRSGLGILATPSAGYIIAFPLAAAAAGWLAALVIRKTVKYRAVFLFAAAMISTIVLVHGLGVLGFMVNGKFDFAKAFLADLPYYPGDTIKNVLAAIIAVSLHRAFPDILVRRVK is encoded by the coding sequence ATGAGCAGCATCAAAACCGCAGCTACGGGACGCACCAGTGCCCGCAGCCGCTGGACCTCTACGGACATCGGCCTCATCGCCGTCTTCGCGGCCTTGGTGGCCGCTTCAACCATGGTCCCGGGAATTCCCGTAGGAGCCCTCGGCGTCCCGATCACTCTGCAGACCCTCGCCGTCATGCTCACCGGACTTGTGCTCGGCGGCGGCCGGGCGTTTGCCGCCGTCGGGCTCTACACCCTGCTCGGTTTCGCCGGACTGCCGATCTTTAGCGGGGGCCGCAGCGGGCTCGGCATCCTGGCAACCCCATCAGCCGGCTACATCATCGCCTTCCCGCTTGCTGCCGCAGCTGCCGGGTGGTTGGCTGCCCTCGTGATCCGCAAGACGGTGAAGTACCGCGCGGTGTTCCTGTTTGCGGCGGCCATGATCAGCACCATCGTCCTCGTCCATGGCCTCGGAGTGCTTGGCTTCATGGTCAATGGAAAGTTCGACTTCGCCAAGGCATTCCTGGCCGACCTGCCCTACTACCCGGGCGACACCATCAAGAATGTCCTGGCAGCAATCATCGCTGTCTCCCTGCACCGGGCCTTCCCGGACATCCTGGTCCGCCGCGTCAAATAG